One segment of Scleropages formosus chromosome 23, fSclFor1.1, whole genome shotgun sequence DNA contains the following:
- the atat1 gene encoding alpha-tubulin N-acetyltransferase 1 isoform X3, with amino-acid sequence MEFPFDVNALFSERITVLDQNLTTGRRSLGRPDHQHHIATVIDELGKASAKAQQLAAPITSAAKLQMNRHHLYLLKDGESNGGRGVAVGFLKVGYKKLFLLDQRGAHVETEPLCVLDFYVAERLQRHGYGLELFRWMLQHKRVDPVQMAYDRPSPKFLSFLEKHFGLKDSVPQVNNFVVFDGFFRNRSAVQLRKAPPRKPEGEIKPYSLTEREALREEQKALPWPFARPAPPPPSPPHAQSSAFSRSLSVGSSPSRAPPHRSLAPSSYRGQSAHPQLIESMNCRARRTSRQSLVAQGNLCSHDINNRSQGTLMEKQLSTLKLPGLFPQSHLFPFPRFRFPEWRFGPGRPP; translated from the exons ATGGAGTTTCCCTTCGACGTGAACGCGCTTTTCTCCGAAAGGATAACGGTGCTCGACCAGAACCTGACGACCGGGCGGAGGTCCCTGGGAAG gcCTGATCATCAACACCACATCGCCACTGTTATCGACGAGCtggggaaagcatctgctaag GCGCAGCAACTGGCCGCCCCCATTACCAGTGCAGCAAAGCTTCAGATGAACCGGCATCATCTCTACTTGCTGAAGGACGGGGAAAGCAATGG GGGCAGAGGGGTCGCCGTGGGATTTCTGAAGGTTGGGTACAAGAAGCTCTTCCTTTTG GACCAGCGGGGGGCGCACGTGGAGACAGAACCGCTTTGCGTCCTGGATTTCTACGTGGCCGAGAGACTGCAGAGGCACGGCTATGGGCTGGAGCTCTTCCGCTGGATGCTGCAG CACAAAAGGGTGGATCCTGTGCAGATGGCCTATGACAGACCTTCTCCCAAATTCCTGTCCTTCCTTGAGAAGCATTTTGGCCTGAAGGACAGCGTACCTCAG GTCAATAACTTTGTCGTGTTTGATGGATTCTTCAGGAACCGCTCAG CGGTCCAGTTGAGAAAGGCTCCCCCAAGAAAGCCGGAAGGAGAGATCAAACCGTACTCTCTGACGGAGAGGGAGG CTCTGCGGGAGGAGCAGAAGGCCTTACCCTGGCCCTTCGCCCGCCCCGCACCTCCGCCCCCGTCGCCGCCCCACGCTCAGTCCTCTGCATTCTCCCGCTCTCTCAGCGTGGGGTCCTCCCCCAGCCGGGCTCCTCCGCACCGCTCCCTGGCCCCCAGCTCCTACAGGGGCCAGAGTGCACACCCCCAACTCATCGAGTCCATGAACTGCAGGGCCAGGCGTACCAG TCGACAGAGCCTGGTTGCCCAGGGCAACCTCTGCAGTCACGATATCAACAACAGAAGCCAGGGTACACTGATGGAGAAACAGCTGAGCACCCTGAAACTACCAG GGCTCTTCCCTCAGTCCCACCTCTTTCCCTTCCCCCGCTTCCGCTTTCCAGAGTGGAGATTCGGTCCCGGGAGACCCCCGTAG
- the atat1 gene encoding alpha-tubulin N-acetyltransferase 1 isoform X1: protein MEFPFDVNALFSERITVLDQNLTTGRRSLGRPDHQHHIATVIDELGKASAKAQQLAAPITSAAKLQMNRHHLYLLKDGESNGGRGVAVGFLKVGYKKLFLLDQRGAHVETEPLCVLDFYVAERLQRHGYGLELFRWMLQHKRVDPVQMAYDRPSPKFLSFLEKHFGLKDSVPQVNNFVVFDGFFRNRSAVQLRKAPPRKPEGEIKPYSLTEREALREEQKALPWPFARPAPPPPSPPHAQSSAFSRSLSVGSSPSRAPPHRSLAPSSYRGQSAHPQLIESMNCRARRTSRQSLVAQGNLCSHDINNRSQGTLMEKQLSTLKLPGLQPVHKETERDTVADTGRQVAALGHTDTHRFARATRHPGAAAHGGRAGAVSVAHSVVAHSNGSRALPSVPPLSLPPLPLSRVEIRSRETPVAPRERQWETESKRVEKEEREAKEGAWPSLGNAQVEDVSVANGRGVWSWTVGEGPWNAQWVRRKQEYRSTRPW, encoded by the exons ATGGAGTTTCCCTTCGACGTGAACGCGCTTTTCTCCGAAAGGATAACGGTGCTCGACCAGAACCTGACGACCGGGCGGAGGTCCCTGGGAAG gcCTGATCATCAACACCACATCGCCACTGTTATCGACGAGCtggggaaagcatctgctaag GCGCAGCAACTGGCCGCCCCCATTACCAGTGCAGCAAAGCTTCAGATGAACCGGCATCATCTCTACTTGCTGAAGGACGGGGAAAGCAATGG GGGCAGAGGGGTCGCCGTGGGATTTCTGAAGGTTGGGTACAAGAAGCTCTTCCTTTTG GACCAGCGGGGGGCGCACGTGGAGACAGAACCGCTTTGCGTCCTGGATTTCTACGTGGCCGAGAGACTGCAGAGGCACGGCTATGGGCTGGAGCTCTTCCGCTGGATGCTGCAG CACAAAAGGGTGGATCCTGTGCAGATGGCCTATGACAGACCTTCTCCCAAATTCCTGTCCTTCCTTGAGAAGCATTTTGGCCTGAAGGACAGCGTACCTCAG GTCAATAACTTTGTCGTGTTTGATGGATTCTTCAGGAACCGCTCAG CGGTCCAGTTGAGAAAGGCTCCCCCAAGAAAGCCGGAAGGAGAGATCAAACCGTACTCTCTGACGGAGAGGGAGG CTCTGCGGGAGGAGCAGAAGGCCTTACCCTGGCCCTTCGCCCGCCCCGCACCTCCGCCCCCGTCGCCGCCCCACGCTCAGTCCTCTGCATTCTCCCGCTCTCTCAGCGTGGGGTCCTCCCCCAGCCGGGCTCCTCCGCACCGCTCCCTGGCCCCCAGCTCCTACAGGGGCCAGAGTGCACACCCCCAACTCATCGAGTCCATGAACTGCAGGGCCAGGCGTACCAG TCGACAGAGCCTGGTTGCCCAGGGCAACCTCTGCAGTCACGATATCAACAACAGAAGCCAGGGTACACTGATGGAGAAACAGCTGAGCACCCTGAAACTACCAG GTCTACAGCCAGTGcacaaagagacagagagagacacagtgGCTGACACAGGGCGGCAGGTGGCAGCTCTcgggcacacagacacacacaggtttgCGAGAGCAACACGTCACCCAGGAGCCGCAGCGCACGGCGGGCGCGCTGGAGCAGTGAGCGTGGCACACAGTGTAGTAGCACACAGTAACGGCAGCAG GGCTCTTCCCTCAGTCCCACCTCTTTCCCTTCCCCCGCTTCCGCTTTCCAGAGTGGAGATTCGGTCCCGGGAGACCCCCGTAGCCCCCCGAGAGAGGCAATGGGAGACGGAATCAAAAAGGGTGgaaaaggaagagagagaagCTAAGGAGGGTGCGTGGCCATCGCTGGGAAACGCACAAGTGGAGGATGTCAGCGTGGCAAATGGCAGGGGGGTGTGGTCCTGGacggtgggggaggggcccTGGAATGCACAGTGGGTTCGCCGTAAACAAGAGTACCGGAGCACCCGGCCATGGTAA
- the atat1 gene encoding alpha-tubulin N-acetyltransferase 1 isoform X2, producing the protein MNRHHLYLLKDGESNGGRGVAVGFLKVGYKKLFLLDQRGAHVETEPLCVLDFYVAERLQRHGYGLELFRWMLQHKRVDPVQMAYDRPSPKFLSFLEKHFGLKDSVPQVNNFVVFDGFFRNRSAVQLRKAPPRKPEGEIKPYSLTEREALREEQKALPWPFARPAPPPPSPPHAQSSAFSRSLSVGSSPSRAPPHRSLAPSSYRGQSAHPQLIESMNCRARRTSRQSLVAQGNLCSHDINNRSQGTLMEKQLSTLKLPGLQPVHKETERDTVADTGRQVAALGHTDTHRFARATRHPGAAAHGGRAGAVSVAHSVVAHSNGSRALPSVPPLSLPPLPLSRVEIRSRETPVAPRERQWETESKRVEKEEREAKEGAWPSLGNAQVEDVSVANGRGVWSWTVGEGPWNAQWVRRKQEYRSTRPW; encoded by the exons ATGAACCGGCATCATCTCTACTTGCTGAAGGACGGGGAAAGCAATGG GGGCAGAGGGGTCGCCGTGGGATTTCTGAAGGTTGGGTACAAGAAGCTCTTCCTTTTG GACCAGCGGGGGGCGCACGTGGAGACAGAACCGCTTTGCGTCCTGGATTTCTACGTGGCCGAGAGACTGCAGAGGCACGGCTATGGGCTGGAGCTCTTCCGCTGGATGCTGCAG CACAAAAGGGTGGATCCTGTGCAGATGGCCTATGACAGACCTTCTCCCAAATTCCTGTCCTTCCTTGAGAAGCATTTTGGCCTGAAGGACAGCGTACCTCAG GTCAATAACTTTGTCGTGTTTGATGGATTCTTCAGGAACCGCTCAG CGGTCCAGTTGAGAAAGGCTCCCCCAAGAAAGCCGGAAGGAGAGATCAAACCGTACTCTCTGACGGAGAGGGAGG CTCTGCGGGAGGAGCAGAAGGCCTTACCCTGGCCCTTCGCCCGCCCCGCACCTCCGCCCCCGTCGCCGCCCCACGCTCAGTCCTCTGCATTCTCCCGCTCTCTCAGCGTGGGGTCCTCCCCCAGCCGGGCTCCTCCGCACCGCTCCCTGGCCCCCAGCTCCTACAGGGGCCAGAGTGCACACCCCCAACTCATCGAGTCCATGAACTGCAGGGCCAGGCGTACCAG TCGACAGAGCCTGGTTGCCCAGGGCAACCTCTGCAGTCACGATATCAACAACAGAAGCCAGGGTACACTGATGGAGAAACAGCTGAGCACCCTGAAACTACCAG GTCTACAGCCAGTGcacaaagagacagagagagacacagtgGCTGACACAGGGCGGCAGGTGGCAGCTCTcgggcacacagacacacacaggtttgCGAGAGCAACACGTCACCCAGGAGCCGCAGCGCACGGCGGGCGCGCTGGAGCAGTGAGCGTGGCACACAGTGTAGTAGCACACAGTAACGGCAGCAG GGCTCTTCCCTCAGTCCCACCTCTTTCCCTTCCCCCGCTTCCGCTTTCCAGAGTGGAGATTCGGTCCCGGGAGACCCCCGTAGCCCCCCGAGAGAGGCAATGGGAGACGGAATCAAAAAGGGTGgaaaaggaagagagagaagCTAAGGAGGGTGCGTGGCCATCGCTGGGAAACGCACAAGTGGAGGATGTCAGCGTGGCAAATGGCAGGGGGGTGTGGTCCTGGacggtgggggaggggcccTGGAATGCACAGTGGGTTCGCCGTAAACAAGAGTACCGGAGCACCCGGCCATGGTAA
- the LOC108935675 gene encoding regulator of G-protein signaling 18 produces the protein MRRFSSEGSLLDLDFLPWKRVSPLKSDYAQDGVSSTCVLQQGADMVDGRATAPQAHAQGELCKDHSFSTENVMDLEKLEPGAGFLGVAPISEGCRAYSDSQLAPGAPHREAAGTEETSSSTSSPSLATSFSSRYVHKQHTKAKLTSAKLHLKSLFGQNHHAHHSNTVSSEQRDHESRTRERRSRLPFFRQWSQVGPSNARLSREELQKWRESLSALLASRMGVSVFGAFLRSEFSEENLQFYLACEQYRHSSNNFSLQRRARDICSTYIQPGSPREVNLDCKTRELTLQLLQAPSRSSLLHAQRRIYSLLDTDCYPRFLQSGLYQSLLRDAY, from the exons ATGCGGCGGTTCAGCTCTGAGGGCTCTCTGTTGGACCTGGACTTTCTCCCTTGGAAGAGGGTGTCCCCCTTAAAATCTGACTATGCGCAAGATGGTGTGTCCAGCACCTGCGTGCTGCAGCAGGGTGCTGACATGGTCGACGGTCGAGCGACGGCCCCGCAGGCGCATGCACAGGGGGAGCTGTGTAAGGATCACAGCTTCAGCACTGAGAATGTAATGGATCTGGAGAAGCTGGAACCTGGGGCTGGGTTCCTGGGCGTGGCACCCATCAGCGAGGGCTGCCGGGCCTACAGCGACAGCCAGCTGGCCCCTGGCGCGCCCCACCGTGAGGCAGCTGGTACGGAGGAAacctcttcctccacctcctcgcCTAGCTTGGCCACCTCTTTCTCCTCCAGATATGTCCACAAACAGCACACCAAGGCCAAGCTGACATCAGCCAAGCTCCACCTGAAGAGTCTGTTCGGACAG AATCACCATGCCCACCACTCAAACACAGTCAGTTCAGAACAGAGAGATCACGAGAGCAG AACCAGAGAGAGAAGGTCCCGTCTGCCGTTTTTCCGGCAGTGGAGCCAGGTGGGCCCCAGCAACGCAAGGCTGAGTCGAGAGGAGCTGCAGAAATGGCGGGAGTCTCTGAGTGCACTGCTGGCCAGTCGCA TGGGCGTGTCTGTGTTTGGTGCATTCCTACGCTCTGAGTTCAGTGAGGAGAACCTGCAGTTCTATCTGGCCTGTGAGCAGTACAGACACTCCTCCAACAACTTCAGCCTGCAGAGGAGGGCAAGGGACATATGCTCCACCTACATCCAGCCGGGCTCGCCCAGAGAG gTGAACCTGGACTGTAAGACCAGAGAGCTCACCTTGCAGCTGCTCCAGGCACCATCCCGCAGCTCCCTGTTACATGCGCAGCGCCGCATTTACTCGCTGCTGGACACTGACTGCTACCCCCGCTTCCTGCAGTCTGGCCTCTACCAGTCCCTGCTCAGGGATGCCTACTAG
- the atat1 gene encoding alpha-tubulin N-acetyltransferase 1 isoform X4, giving the protein MEFPFDVNALFSERITVLDQNLTTGRRSLGRPDHQHHIATVIDELGKASAKAQQLAAPITSAAKLQMNRHHLYLLKDGESNGGRGVAVGFLKVGYKKLFLLDQRGAHVETEPLCVLDFYVAERLQRHGYGLELFRWMLQHKRVDPVQMAYDRPSPKFLSFLEKHFGLKDSVPQVNNFVVFDGFFRNRSAVQLRKAPPRKPEGEIKPYSLTEREALREEQKALPWPFARPAPPPPSPPHAQSSAFSRSLSVGSSPSRAPPHRSLAPSSYRGQSAHPQLIESMNCRARRTSSLNRSQISFN; this is encoded by the exons ATGGAGTTTCCCTTCGACGTGAACGCGCTTTTCTCCGAAAGGATAACGGTGCTCGACCAGAACCTGACGACCGGGCGGAGGTCCCTGGGAAG gcCTGATCATCAACACCACATCGCCACTGTTATCGACGAGCtggggaaagcatctgctaag GCGCAGCAACTGGCCGCCCCCATTACCAGTGCAGCAAAGCTTCAGATGAACCGGCATCATCTCTACTTGCTGAAGGACGGGGAAAGCAATGG GGGCAGAGGGGTCGCCGTGGGATTTCTGAAGGTTGGGTACAAGAAGCTCTTCCTTTTG GACCAGCGGGGGGCGCACGTGGAGACAGAACCGCTTTGCGTCCTGGATTTCTACGTGGCCGAGAGACTGCAGAGGCACGGCTATGGGCTGGAGCTCTTCCGCTGGATGCTGCAG CACAAAAGGGTGGATCCTGTGCAGATGGCCTATGACAGACCTTCTCCCAAATTCCTGTCCTTCCTTGAGAAGCATTTTGGCCTGAAGGACAGCGTACCTCAG GTCAATAACTTTGTCGTGTTTGATGGATTCTTCAGGAACCGCTCAG CGGTCCAGTTGAGAAAGGCTCCCCCAAGAAAGCCGGAAGGAGAGATCAAACCGTACTCTCTGACGGAGAGGGAGG CTCTGCGGGAGGAGCAGAAGGCCTTACCCTGGCCCTTCGCCCGCCCCGCACCTCCGCCCCCGTCGCCGCCCCACGCTCAGTCCTCTGCATTCTCCCGCTCTCTCAGCGTGGGGTCCTCCCCCAGCCGGGCTCCTCCGCACCGCTCCCTGGCCCCCAGCTCCTACAGGGGCCAGAGTGCACACCCCCAACTCATCGAGTCCATGAACTGCAGGGCCAGGCGTACCAG TTCGCTCAACCGCTCCCAGATCTCCTTCAACTGA